The sequence below is a genomic window from Candidatus Hydrogenedens sp..
TAGAATAGACAGAAGGGTAAACAAACTATACATTCGTATTTCTTGTGAAAATTGCCTGTGTATCGGAGACAAAGATACAAGAAGACAAGCCATAAGTCCTGCAGAAGCATTAAAACTTATATTCCCCAAGATGTAAGTGCTGTATATAACTGTCAATCCAATAAAAACAGAAAGTAAACGAAGAGAATAATAAGATTCATCAATATAGGTGTGCCATAAATATTCAATAGAATAATACAATGGCATGGTTGCAGGGTCCATAGAGCGATTTTTAATCAGGAAATGTAAAATATTCACCGAAGGCTCATAATGAACGCCCTGAGCCCAACGCGTAAAATCTGGCGAAGATTCATATTCTTGCAAAGGTTTCATATGAACAACACTACTAAATTCGTCCCACCATATTGATTCATTACTTAAACCAATAGAACGGTATAAGTAACCAGCAAATAAAATTAAAAATAAATATAGAAATATTTTTGAATTCATATCTGAATGTTAGTTCTCTGTTTGTATGTTAAATCTTTTTACACCTCAAATTATTTATAATAACATATCATAATAAATTTTAAATATCTAGTATAGATAGTTTCTCAATCAAAACGATGGAGTATCGGAATGAAATCGTTTTTTAAGAATATAATTTTGATATTGGCTTCTATATTCTTGGTTCTTGTTTTGACAATGATATTAGACCGAGTTCTTGGAAATATTTTACCTAAGCCCTTCCCCGAAGGAACACATGATTTAATCTTTCCGCCGTTATCACGACAGGAATTTGCTTCTGTTGATTTTAAGTATGTGGTAGAAACTAATTCATTGGGAATTCGAGACCGAGAAATACAAAGACCTAAAAGTGCTGGAACCTATCGAATTATCGCAGTTGGTGATTCCTATACTTATGGTTGGGGCGTGAATATAGAAGAGACATGGCTCCGCAGACTGGAACAAAAACTTTCATTGACGAATAGACAGATAGAAACTGTAAATTTAGGCAAACCCGGAACGGGTCCTCCTTTTTATGCAGAGATTTCTCGCACTGTTGTTCCTTTATTAGAACCCGATTTGATATTGGTAGGAATTTTACAGGGAAATGATATTGCATCTTCAGGTTCGGAAGGTTTGGAGCAAATGAGTTCGGGATTGGTTCGATGGACAAAGTTATTGTATCCCAATTTTGTCCGCACTGTAGAAATGATGCGATTAACGCGTTCCCTTGAAACACGGACACAGGAGCGACCCCCAGAAAAAACGACTGCAGAAGATAACACAAGATGGGCAGCCAATACTGCAAAGGAATTTTACGAGAAAATGTCTCCAGAGGAGAAACAAAGATTTGATAATTTTGATGCAAGTGTCAAACAAGCATTTTTTGACGGGCTTTTAAATCCTTATATGATTGACCTTGCCTTGAAGAATAAACATATTTATACACTAACACTAAATCCCGAAGACCCATGGATTTTGCAATGTATCGAAAATATGGCAAAGGCATTACAAATCATAAAATCAGTAGCAAACCAATCCAACGCTCAAATTGCTGTGGTTAGTATCCCAGATGGACCGTATGTTAACGAGGTTGCATGGAAGAATATTCAACGAGTGGGATTTGATGTCGTTCCAGAAATGCTAAGTTCCGATGCCCCTGATAAAGTTATTCAGATTGCCTGTGAAAAAGCAAATGTCCCCTGTTTTACCGTTTCTGATGCATTTCGCCAGCGAAAACAAGACCCCAATTTGTTTTTTACACTCGATGGGCATTTAACGGCTGAAGGGCATAAATTATTAGCAGAAACACTTGCACCTAAATTGCAAAGGTGGTTAACCAAAAAATGAATGAAACAGCAAAAAAAGAAAATTTAAGTAAAAAAAAGATTGTTCTGTTTACCTTCTTACCCCTTGTTATTTTGCTTTTAAGTCTGGAACTGATAGCACGAGTTGTTGAAATATGGCTTCCACCCCTGGTGACAGATATTGGTTTGGGATTTACAGAAGATTCCCGATTATTTATTCCCGACCCTTACGATAGTCGATATTTGATAACACATCCTAATAAAACGGTTGCATTCCAAAATCAGCGATTTTTAAAAAATAAGCCATCAGGGACTTTACGAATATTCTTTCTGGGAGGTTCATCTGTTAATTATGTTCATTACGAATTGCCAAACTTATCCGAGCGATTAAAAGAAAATCTTAAACCCAAATACAAAAATGTTGAAATTATTAACTGTGGTGGGCTTTCTTATGGAACACATCGGCTCGTTTTGATTGCTCGTGAGATTGTAAATTATGAGCCAGACCTTGTGATGATATATTCCGGTCATAACGAATTTGAAGAGATTGAACAATTACATTTAGCACGAATACAGTCAACAAAATTGCAAAAAATTCTGTATTCTTCCGCCATGATGCGATTTATTCGTGACCGAATCGCAACATATCAAATATCCCAATTGGAAAAAGAGCATAATCGAAGGATATTGGCTCAATCTTTGCCCGATGCCGGTAAAGGCTGGAACCATGTGTTCACGCCACAAGAAATTGCAGAACGAATGGAGAAATACAAAAATAATTTAAATGAAATTATACAGTTATGTAAAGAGAAAAATATAAAAGTCATTATCGCAACCGTTCCCTCAAATTATATAAAGCCAAATTTAATAGGAAAAAGTGCCGAAGAATATGAACAAGTATTACAATTAATCAGAGAAGAAAAGTACAAAGAAGTGTATGAATTGGGCAGAAAGATTATTCGCGAAACTTCACCCCGACATCAGTCTTCCGACCTTGAAAATAATATCGTCAGAGAACTTGCGGAAACAAATCATATTCCCCTGGCAGATGTCTTATCTGCAGTAGAACAGGCAGAACCCCACCACATTCCCGGCGAGACTCTATTTAACGACCATTGCCACTTAAATCCGGAAGGCAACAAAATTATGATACATACATTTGAGGAAAAGATATTACAAGCATTGTCAGAATAATATTGTTTGTTAATTACCTCCCCTTCTCCAATGATGGAATAAAACTTCCAACAAATTACTTCATATAAACAGCATCCTCTATACAGACCTGTACATACTTCTACTTGGAACAATAGATGACTTCAACTTAGTTAAAATAATTTGCAAATAGGATTAGTTAAAAAAAGTTTTTAGTGGGTGCTGAGTTTTAGTAAGGCGACACCATGTCGTGGGATAGATGTAGAGAAGTCTTTTTTGTAAATTCCCAAATCCTTTTGTCTCCATAAGTCTCGGACTTTTTGGTTCTCTGCCAGTCCTAAATCTTGCCACTGCACGGTTATATTTTGCTCAATTTCATCTAAATTAAATAAACCGATAGCAATGGAACCATTATAAAGTGGTTTTATCCATATTTCATAATTTTTTTCTTTATTCGTAACGACAGGGTGCCCCTGAATACCCTTGGAGTCCTGATTGATTTCGATAACTTCGGGATTGCAGAGAACATTTTTCGTAAATTCATCTAATAGCGTCATATCTCCGCTATAAAAAAGAGGAGAAGCCATAAGGCACCATAGAGACATATAGGAATATTGTTCGCTGGGCGTTAGAGGACAAGGTTTAGGTTCTCCCATTACACTGGCATCTCCACTGTAACCAATAAGAATATAATCCGGGTCATTCCAGGCACCGGGACCGGCATATTCCCAATAGCGGGCATTTCTGCGGGCAACTTCATGATATTGAAGCAATTCAAAACCAAGGTCTCCAGCGGTTCTCCAGCAATTTCCACCGACTTCTTTGCCCCATTTCCAGACCTGTCCCATGCCGTATTGACATAAGTTAAAAACAATGTCGCGGTCTAATTTCTTTAAAATAGTCCCCATTTCTTGATAAGGTTTTTTTAAATTCTCAATCTTATTAGGAGATAGAATATTTGAGTAAGAGCACCAGTCATATTTCAGAAAATCAAAGCCCCATTCTGCAAATTGTTTGGCATCTTGTTCCTCGTGTTTGTAGGCTCCGGTAAAACCAGCACAAGTTTTAGGTCCCGGTGAGGTGTATATACCTACACGAAGTCCTTTGGAATGAATATACTCTGTTAACCCCTTCATATCCGGAAAATATTTATTAGGCAAAATGTTTCCATTATCATCTCTCGCGGGACCGACACGCATCGGGTCCCGATGATTTTCCGAATTTGCCCAGCAATCATCAATGCTTACATATTGGTAACCCACATCAGCCATACCGGATGAGACCATCAGGTCTGCAGATTGTTTCATTATGTTCTCTGTTATTCTGTCGTAATGCGTATACCAGTGATTCCATCCCATTGGTGGTGTTAATGCTAATGTATCTCCAACCACAATATCTAAATAATTTTGGTCGCTGCCATGTTGATTTTGTGCTACGATTTTAACCGTATAAGTTTTAGGTTCGCGATTGGTAATAGTTCCGTATATAATCCCTTCCGGGTTTACAGTTAATCCTTCTGGCAAATCTTCCAATTGAAACTGTATAGGTCTTTCACCTGTGCAGGGAATACGGAATATAAAAGGAGAACCCGCTCGAACAGCAGTAATACGCGGACTATTTATTCTTGGAGAAAGAGGAGGAGGAGGAGTGAGAAGGTAAGGGTCTTCTTTAGGTCTAGTTATAAGTTCAGGTTTTCCATTAGTCATTATAAAAAAGGCTTCTGCTATGTCCACATGATCATAAGAAATATCATCATAGGCATCATTAATGGAAATGGTGAAAGTAGATATTCCCTGTAAATCAATATACACCTTTTCAGGTTCTTCTCCTCCTTTTAAAGTGCGTGTGGCATATAATAATTTATTATCGCCAAAAAAGCGAGCAATAACAGACCCTTTCCCTTCTGTTTCATCATCAATTCCTACGGTGGCTTCGAACTTAGAAGCAGAACCATTCAGTTGAATATAGAAAACAACATTTGCATGTGTGCCAACACCGCGATTATATGTTGTCCCTTGCAATTTTATTGGATTTCCTACACAGGATAAATTTTTCTTAGGACCTTCTCCCCAGCCTTGTCGAATATTTTTTAGGTCCAGCTCATCTAAATATGTGGTGTTCTCCTGACAAAAACTATTCCATGCATAAAAAAACACAATACAAACTATGTAAATAAACATAAAGAAATGAACATTGGAATTAGATGATGTAGGTAGCATTGAATTTTCCTCCCCGTAAGGATGTTATTTTAATTTGTTTTTATGAGAAGTCCCTGTATGTCCAAAACCACCGAGACCGCGATTGGATGATGGGAGTATAGAAACAGGTTTCCATTCTACACGGGATACAGGAGCCACAATCATTTGTGCTATACGGTCTCCGCGTTTGATATGAAACGGTTCCTGTCCCCAGTTTATCAAAATGACACAGATTTCACCCCGATAATCAGAATCAATGGTGCCGGGTGAATTAGGCATGCCGATACCATATCTAATTGCCAAACCACTTCTCGGTCGAATTTGTGCTTCATATCCCTGTGGGAGTGCGATTTTAATGCCTGTGGGGATAAGTTTCCGTTCTCCCGGCATAAGGACAATTTCTTCTTTTACTGCCGCATGAAGGTCCATCCCTGCAGATTCTTCCGTTTGATATTCAGGCAGAGGAATATCTTCTGTGCCGGGCTCTCTATAAATTTTTACCTTAACGATATTTTCTATCATACCCATTCACAATTCATTATTGAATAAATTTTATTAAAAGGATGTTGAAACAGAATTCTATTATACATAAGTCCTAATTTTTAATGTATTCGGATTCTAATTGGGCAATTCTGTCGGGATAATCGGATAATATCCAATCCACTTCAGAATAAATATATTTCTTAATGTCTTCAGGTTTGTTTACCGTGAATACGATGATTTGAATGCCTTTTTCTTTTATTTTCTTCATTTCTTCTGTAGTTATATTAAAACTATCTTCCATCTTTTCATTGATTGCCAGCATTTGAGCAGGTGGTTTGTAATTTGACCAATTTTCACTTCGCAAGGCAGACAAGAAATCAGTAGCATCGGAAACTGTAAAACAAGTCTTAATTTGAGGATATTCTTTTCTGATTTTCTCAATTACTTGCGGATGAACGGATGCAAGATAAACTCTGTCTTGCATGTTTCGCCTGATGATAGGTTCAACAATAGGTGATAGATTTTCTGTAAAAGGTTTTATTTCAAATAAAAATGTATGCTTCGGAAATGCTTCTAAAACTTCGTCCAGTGTTGGAACTGTAATGCCTTTTCCCCGAAATGGAAAAGTCTGCCCTCCATCAGTAGAAAATTTATATCCCGCATCCAACTCTTTAATTTCCTTTAATGTTTTTTCTTTAACAGGACCCTGTCCATTGGTTGTGCGGTCAACAGTTGTATCATGCATAAGAATAGCAATGTTATCGGCTGTGATTTGTATATCTCCTTCTAATAAACAATTACTCCATCGGGAAACGGTTTGCTGATACGCATAAAGAGTGCTTTCAGGAAATAAAGCCTTACCTCCACGATGTGCAGCAATTTTGGTTTTATAAGATTTGTTCTGTGCAAGTTTTTCATCGTTATCAGCAAAGGATACAACTGTGCAAATACAAAAAACAAAAGGGGTTAAAAACAAAAAAATACAACATCTACGCATAAAACAAAACCTTGTTTTTTGATTATATTGACAAAAAAACCTTAAACTAAGTTTCATGATAAAATATATGTATATTAAGTATAAAACCATAAGTTTGAAAGGAGTTTGTTATGGAACAGTGGTTCAGTAATCAGGTAGTGATTGTTACAGGTGCCGGAAGAGGAATTGGTTTCTCAACCGCTAAATTATTCGCTCAATATGGAGCCAGTGTAGTGATTAACGATTACGATGCAAACTGTGCAGATAATGCGGCAAGCGAACTGAAAAATGCAGGGTATAAAGTATTATCTATTCCCGGGGATGTAACCGACCCACAATATCCGGATATGTTAATGAAAAAGACCGTAGAAACTTTTGGTAAGGTCAATGTAATTGTGAACAATGCTGGTTATACCTGGGATGGTATGATACATAAAATGAGTGATAAACAATACATGGCGATGTTAGAAATACATAATGTTGCTCCTTTCCGAATTATCCGAGCGGCATCTCCTTATATGCGTGAAGTAGCCAAGCAAGAAAAAGCAGAGGGCAAAACACCAGAACCAAGAAGTATTGTTAATGTTTCCTCTCTTTCCGGTTTGCATGGGAATACGGGACAAGCCAACTATAGTACTGCTAAAAGTGGTATTGTAGGTTTAACAAAAACTGTGGCTAAAGAATGGGGACCGTTTGGTATTCGTTGTAATGCGGTGGCGTTTGGTTTTATTGAAACGCGGTTGACACAAGACCAGGAAAGTGGAGAACAAATAGAGGTAGAAGGTGAGAAAGTGCAATTGGGTATTCCCTCGCACATGAAGGGAATGATAACCATGCTTATACCTTTAGGAAGACCCGGAACACCTGATGAAGCAGCAGGAGCCATTGTTTTCCTTGCTTCACCATTATCTTCATATATAACAGGTATTTGTCTCGAAGTTACTGGAGGATTGCAAGTTTAATAATGAAACCCCGTGATGACATACAACTGGTTCGCACCATTCCC
It includes:
- a CDS encoding SGNH/GDSL hydrolase family protein translates to MKSFFKNIILILASIFLVLVLTMILDRVLGNILPKPFPEGTHDLIFPPLSRQEFASVDFKYVVETNSLGIRDREIQRPKSAGTYRIIAVGDSYTYGWGVNIEETWLRRLEQKLSLTNRQIETVNLGKPGTGPPFYAEISRTVVPLLEPDLILVGILQGNDIASSGSEGLEQMSSGLVRWTKLLYPNFVRTVEMMRLTRSLETRTQERPPEKTTAEDNTRWAANTAKEFYEKMSPEEKQRFDNFDASVKQAFFDGLLNPYMIDLALKNKHIYTLTLNPEDPWILQCIENMAKALQIIKSVANQSNAQIAVVSIPDGPYVNEVAWKNIQRVGFDVVPEMLSSDAPDKVIQIACEKANVPCFTVSDAFRQRKQDPNLFFTLDGHLTAEGHKLLAETLAPKLQRWLTKK
- a CDS encoding SGNH/GDSL hydrolase family protein, which translates into the protein MNETAKKENLSKKKIVLFTFLPLVILLLSLELIARVVEIWLPPLVTDIGLGFTEDSRLFIPDPYDSRYLITHPNKTVAFQNQRFLKNKPSGTLRIFFLGGSSVNYVHYELPNLSERLKENLKPKYKNVEIINCGGLSYGTHRLVLIAREIVNYEPDLVMIYSGHNEFEEIEQLHLARIQSTKLQKILYSSAMMRFIRDRIATYQISQLEKEHNRRILAQSLPDAGKGWNHVFTPQEIAERMEKYKNNLNEIIQLCKEKNIKVIIATVPSNYIKPNLIGKSAEEYEQVLQLIREEKYKEVYELGRKIIRETSPRHQSSDLENNIVRELAETNHIPLADVLSAVEQAEPHHIPGETLFNDHCHLNPEGNKIMIHTFEEKILQALSE
- a CDS encoding NPCBM/NEW2 domain-containing protein; this encodes MLPTSSNSNVHFFMFIYIVCIVFFYAWNSFCQENTTYLDELDLKNIRQGWGEGPKKNLSCVGNPIKLQGTTYNRGVGTHANVVFYIQLNGSASKFEATVGIDDETEGKGSVIARFFGDNKLLYATRTLKGGEEPEKVYIDLQGISTFTISINDAYDDISYDHVDIAEAFFIMTNGKPELITRPKEDPYLLTPPPPLSPRINSPRITAVRAGSPFIFRIPCTGERPIQFQLEDLPEGLTVNPEGIIYGTITNREPKTYTVKIVAQNQHGSDQNYLDIVVGDTLALTPPMGWNHWYTHYDRITENIMKQSADLMVSSGMADVGYQYVSIDDCWANSENHRDPMRVGPARDDNGNILPNKYFPDMKGLTEYIHSKGLRVGIYTSPGPKTCAGFTGAYKHEEQDAKQFAEWGFDFLKYDWCSYSNILSPNKIENLKKPYQEMGTILKKLDRDIVFNLCQYGMGQVWKWGKEVGGNCWRTAGDLGFELLQYHEVARRNARYWEYAGPGAWNDPDYILIGYSGDASVMGEPKPCPLTPSEQYSYMSLWCLMASPLFYSGDMTLLDEFTKNVLCNPEVIEINQDSKGIQGHPVVTNKEKNYEIWIKPLYNGSIAIGLFNLDEIEQNITVQWQDLGLAENQKVRDLWRQKDLGIYKKDFSTSIPRHGVALLKLSTH
- the dut gene encoding dUTP diphosphatase, which produces MGMIENIVKVKIYREPGTEDIPLPEYQTEESAGMDLHAAVKEEIVLMPGERKLIPTGIKIALPQGYEAQIRPRSGLAIRYGIGMPNSPGTIDSDYRGEICVILINWGQEPFHIKRGDRIAQMIVAPVSRVEWKPVSILPSSNRGLGGFGHTGTSHKNKLK
- a CDS encoding glycerophosphodiester phosphodiesterase family protein, which encodes MRRCCIFLFLTPFVFCICTVVSFADNDEKLAQNKSYKTKIAAHRGGKALFPESTLYAYQQTVSRWSNCLLEGDIQITADNIAILMHDTTVDRTTNGQGPVKEKTLKEIKELDAGYKFSTDGGQTFPFRGKGITVPTLDEVLEAFPKHTFLFEIKPFTENLSPIVEPIIRRNMQDRVYLASVHPQVIEKIRKEYPQIKTCFTVSDATDFLSALRSENWSNYKPPAQMLAINEKMEDSFNITTEEMKKIKEKGIQIIVFTVNKPEDIKKYIYSEVDWILSDYPDRIAQLESEYIKN
- a CDS encoding SDR family oxidoreductase, giving the protein MEQWFSNQVVIVTGAGRGIGFSTAKLFAQYGASVVINDYDANCADNAASELKNAGYKVLSIPGDVTDPQYPDMLMKKTVETFGKVNVIVNNAGYTWDGMIHKMSDKQYMAMLEIHNVAPFRIIRAASPYMREVAKQEKAEGKTPEPRSIVNVSSLSGLHGNTGQANYSTAKSGIVGLTKTVAKEWGPFGIRCNAVAFGFIETRLTQDQESGEQIEVEGEKVQLGIPSHMKGMITMLIPLGRPGTPDEAAGAIVFLASPLSSYITGICLEVTGGLQV